The Fusarium falciforme chromosome 4, complete sequence genomic interval ATTGAAGGCCCGCTAGGTGCATTCGAGTCTAGCAAGTCTGTTTTGTTGATCCTTCTCCTGACGGTCGCTACTCAAGTTCTGTGTCGTTGACCTTGAGCAGGCATCCTGGACGATCCCCAGCACCCAACCAACCCGCCGACTTATGTCACCCCCGACGCCCATTCCCTGCTTGCACAAGTCCAAAAACGCTCCTGGAGTCCATTCCCGTAGGCTCAGCCTGAAATCGAGGGGAGCCACCCAGAGCGGATGACCACGTCTCACACAGAGCCTGAGTGACAAAATAAGAGTTTTCTCACCGCCTTAACCTTCAGATAGCGCAGAATTCGCGCCACACATCAATGGCTGTCTCAAGCGATCTTGAGCATCCGCAGAGGCAGACCAGGGATGCGTCCCACTGAGAACGCATAGGTTTTGTCTTGAATCCCAACATCGTAACACGGGGCACCAGCTCACAATGTTATTGTTCTTGTCCATTTTGACCATCCAACGGGTCAACCACTTGGTCGGACCCAACCACTCCCGTGCATGGAAGCGTTTCAGAGGTTCTCCACGATGATGCAGCCAAACCTGATGGTGAGTGTGCCACAATTCAAATATCCCGTGAGGCAGCCTTCCATGACATAAGACTTGAGATATCCGCGATGGAAACTGTCAAGATGCGATGAAGCTGACAAACGTTTCTGCATTGCATGTAATCTCACAACATGGTAGCAGGCTGAGACGTCGCGTAGGCCAGGCGTCGCGGTGGCCTTCCAGTGGCCGGGGTGTTGTTCCGTCGTGGTGATGATCTCAGCCAGAGGACGTTGGGGGATGAGATGATGACATTGGCTCGGTACGCGTCGCGCCGGCGCAGGGCGCACGTTAGCCAAGGTACCGGACAATCTCTGGGTTGAGTTGGCCGGGTTCCCGTCATTTTTGCAGGTTGCAAGAGCTGGGGCCCTGAGTTGTTCGGCTGTCGCGCCCCACATCTCTTCACTGATCGGCTCGCGAGGTGCAGGTCACGTGGTCAGGGCTCCTTCCCACCCATTGAGGTTCCGCGCACAAAAAATTATCGAGCGCAGTGCACCGACGGCCCTCTTTGACAAAACACCAAGCGGCCCAAGCCAGGTAAATTCCCATCCTTACCTCTTCGCCCTCGATCCTCCATACTAACCCACAGCTTCACAGCATCTACCGTGAAGAAGAGCCACCATGGGTAGAGTCATTCGCAACCAGCGCAAGGGTCGTGGATCCATTTTCAGTCAGTACCGATCGAGCCTCCCGACGATATCGAAGTTTCGAAAATACTAACATCCAGGAAAGCGGCCAACACGCGCCTGAACAAGGCTCCCGCCAAGTTCCGCAACCTCGACTACGCCGAGCGCCATGGCTACCTCCGAGGTGTCGTCCGCGAGATCGTTCACGATGCTGGCAAGTTCCCCGACGAGCTTTCCCAAGAATTATTTTTCGACGGAAACCACAGACACATTGGCCATGGAGGAACGACGACTAACCAGAATTGTTTTGTGCAGGTCGAGGTGCTCCCCTCGCCAAGGTCGTGTTCCGCCACCCCTACCGATTCAAGCAGGTCACCGAGACCTTCATCGCCAACGAGGGCATGTACACCGGCCAGTTCATCTACGCCGGAAAGAAGGCTGCCCTGACCGTCGGCAACGTCCTTCCCCTCGGTGAGATGCCTGAGGGTACCGTCGTCTCGAacgtcgaggagaagattGGCGACCGTGGTACTCTCGGCCGCACCTCCGGCAACTACATCACCATTGTCGGCCACAACCCCGATGAGGGCAAGACCCGCATCAAGCTCCCCTCTGGTGCCAAGAAGGTTGTCCACTCCAAGTCCCGAGGAATGATCGGTATTGTTGCTGGTGGTGGCCGAACCGACAAGCCCCTCCTGAGTACGTTTTCCCTGGTAGCAAGATTGGTGGGAATGGATTGCTAACATCGGAAACAGAGGCTTCTCGTGCCAAGCACAAGTTCGCTGTCAAGCGCAACAGCTGGCCCAAGACCCGTGGTGTTGCCATGAACCCCGTCGACCATCCCCACGGTGGTGTACGTATCCCCAGGATTGACTCACGAAAAACAGAAGAGCTGACACTCGACACAGGGTAACCACCAACATATTGGTAAGGCTTCTACCATCTCCCGATACGCCGCCCAGGGTCAGAAGGCCGGTCTTATCGCTGCCCGGAGGACGGGTCTTCTCCGTGGTACCCAGAAGACGAAGGAGTAAGATGGCGGCTGGTTCATGGTCTCATTGGGATGGTGTTATACTGGCTTGCTTGCATCTATTGATGGTACTGCTGAGAGCAGATGGCTGGTAGCTCAAAGGGCAAGTACTATGGCATTTGGCGCAAAAAATCTGAAGGCCGTTTCTGTGTGAACGATGTGCGCTGCGCGAAGAAGTGAGATACCAGGAATACCAGAGATGGGCTTGCGTCGTGAGGAGCCTGCTTGATCGG includes:
- a CDS encoding 60S ribosomal protein L2, whose amino-acid sequence is MGRVIRNQRKGRGSIFTANTRLNKAPAKFRNLDYAERHGYLRGVVREIVHDAGRGAPLAKVVFRHPYRFKQVTETFIANEGMYTGQFIYAGKKAALTVGNVLPLGEMPEGTVVSNVEEKIGDRGTLGRTSGNYITIVGHNPDEGKTRIKLPSGAKKVVHSKSRGMIGIVAGGGRTDKPLLKASRAKHKFAVKRNSWPKTRGVAMNPVDHPHGGGNHQHIGKASTISRYAAQGQKAGLIAARRTGLLRGTQKTKE